The following coding sequences are from one Humulus lupulus chromosome X, drHumLupu1.1, whole genome shotgun sequence window:
- the LOC133803933 gene encoding uncharacterized protein LOC133803933, which translates to MDSSLQKLEKIRTTSLPTNINNIPKSNLTTPFCFFCTMKEPVSKQKRAKIANFFKKLLVRDEQENVLVLSGLWHIAMSHPGNSELPSLGVFECMASLIHKALNDDGWRCRDHNIYIPYYAAHVIGSYTMNKVESAEKAVESGVIPPLMDLLRGKKMSWVEQRVAVRALGHLASYERTFEALAQYEEEVVRLAMCLASTCLDVVYDNFVGVKDINTKRRLKYHSDLLTRGVGSTEMENFKAEEWTSQIQCWSLYLLNCFAYKERSLNIICEKEFLRSLCGMWGGLANHVSPGGVGLIRILCYNKYGRKRIAEMKDVIEYLCNLSRSSDDWQYMGIDCLLLLLKDLDTRYQVIDIAILFLIDLVELKDLGDRANVGEEITKALLLDYNYYKEKKSFNISSKVQKLFEDLWNWKVEKRRKEKAICDEKLEERKVLVGLIKQQANRLYCLGEIEEATSKYSEALVLCPLRLIKERMVLYSNRAQCQLLLKDPDSAITDSTRALCLSTPANSHGKSLWRRSQAYDMKGLAKESLMDCIRFINGCIKSDPEVITTKIPYYAARMISKQMDATWLFATSRSRLSQGDHHHDQYDHMSRNDEGQYYKKMMMRNLIEKRGLSTITEEPLILKEERNRRMVERRRRISKRAGVQRPTSQIGLPCVSTTADDMIQYHSGSKSFEQGYSKFHPLDVISF; encoded by the exons ATGGATTCTTCCCTGCAAAAACTTGAGAAAATCCGAACAACTTCTCTTCCCACTAATATTAACAACATTCCCAAAAGTAATCTGACCACCCCATTTTGCTTCTTCTGCACCATGAAAGAGCCAGTCTCGAAACAAAAACGAGCCAAAATAGCAAACTTCTTCAAGAAACTACTTGTGAGAGACGAACAGGAAAATGTTTTGGTCCTTAGCGGTCTGTGGCACATCGCGATGAGTCACCCGGGGAACTCGGAGTTGCCATCGCTTGGCGTTTTCGAGTGCATGGCGAGTTTAATCCACAAAGCTCTAAACGATGATGGGTGGCGTTGTAGGGACCACAACATATACATCCCTTACTACGCGGCTCATGTCATTGGCTCTTACACCATGAACAAGGTCGAGTCTGCCGAGAAGGCCGTGGAGTCAGGCGTTATCCCACCATTGATGGATCTTCTCAGAGGAAAAAAGATGAGTTGGGTAGAACAAAGGGTAGCAGTTCGAGCACTTGGTCACCTCGCCAGCTACGAAAGAACTTTTGAAGCCTTAGCTCAATACGAGGAAGAGGTGGTAAGGTTAGCTATGTGTTTAGCTTCTACTTGCCTAGATGTCGTTTATGATAACTTTGTAGGAGTTAAGGACATCAATACTAAAAGGAGGCTAAAATATCATAGTGACTTACTTACTAGAGGAGTTGGAAGTACAGAAATGGAGAACTTCAAGGCCGAGGAATGGACTAGCCAAATTCAGTGTTGGTCTCTTTATCTTCTGAACTGTTTTGCTTATAAAGAGAGGTCTTTGAATATCATTTGTGAGAAGGAGTTTTTGAGAAGTCTTTGTGGGATGTGGGGTGGATTGGCCAACCATGTGTCACCTGGTGGGGTTGGACTTATTAGAATTTTGTGTTACAATAAATATGGGAGGAAAAGAATTGCTGAGATGAAAGATGTTATAGAATATCTCTGTAATCTCTCGAGGTCTTCTGACGATTGGCAGTATATGGGAATCGATTGCCTTCTTTTACTTCTCAAAGATCTAGATACCAGATACCAAGTTATTGACATTGCTATCTTGTTTCTTATTGATTTGGTCGAACTGAAAGACCTTGGAGACAGAGCAAACGTGGGTGAAGAAATTACAAAAGCACTCCTTTTGGATTATAATTATTACAAGGAAAAGAAGTCATTTAACATCAGTAGCAAAGTTCAAAAGTTGTTTGAAGATTTATGGAATTGGAAGGTAGAGAAGAGGAGAAAAGAAAAGGCAATATGTGACGAAAAACTTGAGGAGAGAAAGGTTTTGGTTGGGTTGATTAAACAACAAGCAAACCGTTTGTATTGTTTAGGAGAAATAGAAGAAGCTACGAGCAAGTACTCTGAAGCATTGGTTTTGTGTCCTTTAAGGTTAATAAAAGAGAGAATGGTGCTTTATAGTAATAGGGCTCAGTGTCAATTGTTGCTTAAGGATCCGGATTCTGCCATTACAGACTCGACCAGGGCTCTTTGCCTGTCGACTCCAGCTAATTCTCATGGTAAAAGTCTGTGGAGAAGATCACAGGCTTATGACATGAAAGGATTGGCCAAGGAGAGTTTGATGGACTGCATAAGGTTCATCAATGGTTGCATCAAGTCAGATCCGGAGGTGATCACCACGAAGATTCCATATTATGCTGCGCGCATGATCAGCAAACAGATGGACGCCACGTGGCTTTTTGCCACATCCCGGTCAAGATTGTCACAAGGTGATCATCATCATGATCAGTATGATCATATGAGTCGCAATGACGAGGGACAGTATTACAAAAAAATGATGATGAGGAATTTGATTGAGAAAAGAG GTCTGTCAACCATTACAGAAGAACCATTGATTTTAAAGGAAGAGAGAAATAGGAGAATGgtggagagaagaagaagaatttcTAAAAGAGCTGGCGTGCAACGACCCACGAGTCAAATAGGGTTGCCATGTGTTAGTACTACTGCTGATGATATGATACAATATCACAGTGGGTCTAAATCATTCGAACAAGGATATTCAAAATTTCACCCTTTAGATGTTATTAGCTTTTAG